A DNA window from Vibrio cidicii contains the following coding sequences:
- the hinT gene encoding purine nucleoside phosphoramidase, translating into MAEETIFSKIIRKEIPADVLYQDDLVTAFRDINPRAPSHILIIPNKLIATVNDVEADDEAMMGRMFTVARKLAKEEGIAEDGYRLIVNCNAHGGQEVYHIHMHLVGGRPLGPLLLG; encoded by the coding sequence ATGGCCGAAGAAACCATCTTTAGCAAAATTATTCGTAAGGAAATTCCCGCTGATGTGCTTTATCAGGATGATCTCGTCACCGCGTTTCGTGATATCAATCCTCGAGCACCAAGCCACATTTTGATCATTCCGAACAAACTCATTGCAACCGTGAATGACGTTGAAGCCGATGACGAAGCCATGATGGGGCGCATGTTCACTGTTGCCAGAAAGCTCGCTAAAGAGGAGGGCATTGCCGAGGATGGTTATCGCCTAATTGTCAACTGCAATGCGCATGGCGGCCAAGAAGTCTACCATATTCATATGCATTTGGTGGGTGGGCGTCCACTTGGCCCACTGTTGCTCGGATAA